TATCTGATTGGAACTTCTACCAGAGCGCCCGCTCATACTTCCTCCTTATTCGCTTGCGGTTCACCTGCTCTAGGCGGGCGAGTGCTAGGTCATAGGTGTCGTACAGTTCTTCCCGCAACCGTCGCCGCCCTACCCGTAGCCCGCCCCACTCAGAGCTGATCAGCCACTGACCAAACAAGTCTTGCTCCAAACGGCAGATGTAGTAGCGCGTTTCCTTCTGCCATCGGTGCGTCTGCCACAGCTCCATCTCGTATGTCGGCATCACTCCCCCTGTAGATACGGCCTAAAGCTCTAGATCGTAGATCTGAGCAATTTCTTCTGACTGAATGCCCAAATACGCTAGCGTCTGCTGCTGCGTAGTATGCCCAAAGGCTTCCATTAGCAGCGGTACTGCCGTTCCTCGCTCCATCCGCTGCCAGTAGCCCCAGGTCTTGCGTAGGGTATGGCTGCCGTAGTTGCCCTTGAGGCCCACATGACGGCACCAGGTCTTGACCAGTGTGCTCACAGTTGGCACTGTCAACACCCCCCGCTGACTTCGAAACAAAAACTGCGCCTCATCAGGATTGCTCACTGCTAGCCATCCCTGAATGCTCTCGACCACTGGCCGATTGGCGGTTACCTGCCGGTATTTGTCTGTCTTTGACTGCTTTATCTCGAGCACATCCCCCACCTTAAGCGATCGCACCTGACCTACCCGAAGCGAGAGCATCTCATTAGCTCGAAACGCCGTATTAATGCCCAGCGTAAATAGGCACAAGTCCCGTGGCTGGTCTCGCAGCAGCTTCTTAATGCGCTTAATTGCCGCCAGATCGCGAATCGGCTCTACTCGAATGGTGGTGCCTGGGAGCGGGCGGTTTGGATTTTCGCCCCTTTTGAAGGCCATAAAGTGATGCCTGAAAACTCGTTAGATTGCCCCAGTATAAGCTCAATAACTTAGTGAGACAAAACTTCTGCTGCGTAAGCCTGATCAGAGGGAATTTGGTCATATCTGGGGAGGACTTACCCAATCTAGTGCGATCGCAGGTTCTGCTCTCTTCGTCAGTTAACTATTTCCTAAGTGTTTCTAGAGGTTGTTTAAATTAAGGTTTAGAAAACGTTGATTTTAGCTAGGGTTTACCTAGTAAGGTTCGATTTCCCAACATCGTCTGCCGGTCATTCTGCTTCCTCTCACCCCCGTCGAGTTATGCCTTCTGAAGAAACTGCTCGCTCGCAAGGTCATCCTGAAATTGCTTCTTTAGCTGTTGTGCAGGTGCAGGATCGCTCTGAGGCAATATCCGAGGAAGCCTTTTTCTTTGCGCGATCGCTCGATTTGCTGTCAGTCATCGGTCTAGATGGCTACTTCAAGCGGATCAACCCTATGTTTACCCAGACTCTGGGCTATTGCGAAGCAGAATTTCTAGCCAGTCCTTTTCTGGACTTTGTGCACCTAGACGATCACCCCGCCACCTTGGCAGAAATGGAGAAGCTGAACAGGGGAGCTCCCACGCTCGCTTTCGAGAATCGCTACAGAACAAAAGATGGCTGCTACCGATGGCTGGCCTGGACTGCATCCCCCCAGGTTGACCAGGGGATGATATACTGCGTCGCCCGCGACATAACCCAGCAAAAACAGACTGAAGCAGCCCTGAGAGAAAGCGAGGAACGCTGGCAGCTAGCCCTTCGGGGCAGTAACGACGGGATTTGGGATTGGAACGTGCAGACGGACGAAGTGTTTTTCTCAACCCGTTGGAAGACGATGTTGGGCTATAAGGCCCACGAAATTGACAATCATTTTGATGAATGGAAAAAGCGGGTACATCCTGATGATTTGATATCGGTAACGCAGTCAATTCAAAACCACTTTGCTCAAAAAACGCCGTTTTATATCAACGAGCATCGGGTGTTGTGCAAAGACGGTACCTATAAGTGGATTCTTGATCGCGGTCAGGCAATTTGGGATGAGGCTGGCAAGGTGCTGCGGATAGTCGGCTCCCATACCGATGTCACGGAACGGCGGGAACTAGAGGCGGCTCTACAGCGTGTTAACCAAGACCTAGAACAGCGCGTTGCCGAGCGAACTGCCCAGTTAGAACAGGCAAATGCGGCGCTGCAAGAGAGCCGGGAAATATTGCAACGGCAGCTGGCTGAAATTGAAACCCTCTACCAGTCTGCCCCAATCGGGCTGAATGTTCTCGATACCGATTTGCGCTTTGTCCGAATCAATCAGCGATTGGCAGAGATGAATGGAATTTCTGCCGAAACGCACATTGGACGCACTGTGCGAGAGTTGCTGCCAGAAATGGCTGACGCTGCTGAACACATCCTGCGACCCATTCTAGAAACCGGCGAGCCCCGGTTAAATGTTGAAATCGTTGGGGAAACGCCTGCTCACCCAGGCGTACAGCGAGTTTGGCTAGAGAGCTTTTTGCCCTTAAAAGATGGCGAGCGTGTCATTGGCATTAGCACCGTTTGTGAAGAGATTACTGAGCGCAAACGGGTAGAGGCTGCTCTGCGCCAATCGGAGGAACGCTATCGTACGCTGTTTGAGACGATGGAAGATGGCTTTTGCGTCATTGAAGTATTGTTTGATGAAAACACGACGCCAATTGACTATCGCTTCTTAGAAAGTAACCCTGCTTTTGAACGGCAAAGTGGGCTTTATCAAGCAGTGGGTAAAACGGCCCGTCAACTCGTGCCCACACTAGAAGAATTTTGGTTTGAAACGTATGGCAAAGTAGCTCTCACGGGTGAACCTGTTCGTTTTGAAAACGGCTCTGATGTCATGAATCGCTGGTTTGAGGTGTATGCATTTCCCATCGAGCAGCTAGAGAACCACAAAGTTGCTGTTCTGTTTAAAGATATTAGCGATCGCAAAGCAATTGAAACCCAGCGAGAAAAGTTGCTCCAACAAGAGCAGGCAGCGCGGGAAGCCGCAGAACGCGCCAACCGCATGAAAGACGAATTTTTGGCCGTTCTCTCCCACGAACTGCGAACGCCGCTCAACCCAATTTTGGGCTGGGCAAAGCTACTGCAATCCCCGCAGGTCAGCTCCATTAGGCTGCAGCAGGGGTTAACCACGATTGAGAGCAATGCCAAACAGCAGGTACAGCTGATCGACGATCTCTTAGATATCTCTCGCATTATTCGTGGCAAAATTACTTTAAACTTTGCTTCTGTTGCCTTATCAAGGCCAATCACAGAGGCTCTAGAAACCGTGCGGTTGGCAGCAGAAGCCAAAGCCATTGAGCTTGAAGTATTTCTAGAGCCATCGGTAGGCCAAGTCAGGGGAGATGCCAGCAGACTACAGCAGGTGATCTGGAATCTATTGTCGAATGCGATTAAATTTACGCCTGCAGGGGGTCGGGTAAGACTGCAGCTCACCCAGTGCGATCGCAACGTTCAAATTCAGGTGAGCGACACTGGCAAGGGCATTCAGCCCACATTTTTGCCCCACGTGTTTGAGTTGTTTCAGCAACAAGACAGTTCTACAACGCGTTCTTTTGGCGGATTAGGATTGGGACTAGCGATCGCTCGGCAAGTGGTTGAAGCGCACGGCGGCACCATTACCGCCGCGAGTGCCGGGGAAGGGCAGGGAGCAATCTTTACAGTGCAACTGCCGTCGATGCCTACCTTGAATGTCTACAAACCTGATTTCTTTAACCACCAGCCTCTGAATTTAGAGAATCTGCGAGTCATGGTAGTGGATGATGAAAGCGATTCTCTAGAGTTGCTCAAGGTGCTTTTGGAGCAGGAAGGCGCAGCTGTTACTGCGGTCTCTTCTGCGGCTAGAGCACTCCACACGTTGACTCAGGATCAATTTGACCTGCTAATCAGCGATATTGGGATGACAGAGATGGATGGTTATGCCTTGATTCGTCAGGTTCGCACTTTACCGGCTCAACACAATCGAAGCATTCCAGCGGTGGCTCTAACTGCCTACGCGGGTGAGACCAATCAGCAGCGCGCGCTTGAGGCCGGATTTCAGGTTCATTTAGCAAAGCCAGTCGAGCCCCAGCAGCTGATGGCTAGGATCGCAGCGTTGGTCAAGCCGTAAACTTTTGGCCTGACTCTCTAAGCACTAGGGCAAAAGCGATCGCAACATCGTTTCAATCCCTATTAAACGCCCCTTTATACGGCTAATTCTTCTGTTTTGACGGGTTCATCAGACTCTTCCATTGGGATTCGGCTGGAGATGATCTGATTGATTTCCAAAAGAATAAAATTTAGGCCAGAGCCCTTACTTATAAAAGCATCGGCTGATGGACAGATAGACTTTGCTGACTCCAGAATATCAGGTGTCAGGAAAGCAGACATCAGCACTAGCAGCGGGGGGACTTCAAGATTTTCCTTGATCTCGCAGATTAGTCCGGCCCCGTCTAAGTCTCTTCGATACCGCTTGGGAGGGATGCAAAAGTCAACCAGAGCTAGGTCAAACTGATGGGCAACCGGGATAAATTGAAAAGGATCCTGAAAGGTAGCTACTTCGAACCCTTGCTGCTCTAGACAGCAAGCAAGCGCAAAGCACCATGCCTCATTATCATCAACAATAGCGACCCGCCTCATCAGTCCAATGTCCTATCAACGCACAGAGCAAAGAAGTAAGAGCTGTACCCTGCTCTGTTATATTTTGTTGTGCAGCTGTAGAGGCCCCTCCTACGAAGGATATTTGAGAGGACTCTGCCTCCCTCTCAAAATCAAACTCAATTTAGGCTACTTCCTTTTCAGTCAGAGGCTGTGGTAGTCTGCTGAGTTAGCAAGTTCAGGCATCCCTACAGTAACGACGGAAAGCCTGAGTTTCATGATTTTCTAAAGCTTCCTGCTGCTGCTTAGTGAGGGAGATGGCTCCGTTTCCAGCCAATCAAATGGATTTCTGCTACTTCAAGGAAATCTCAACTCTTTTCTCATACTAAAGGTTGATGCCTACTAGCTGACTTTTCCACAACAGAAACGTTTGATTTAATTGTGCCTGCAGGGTAGTTAAATAGCTGCTCTGAATCCTGTATGATTTCACTGGCGCTAAAAGCACATACTATAAAGAAGCCTGCAAAATTCCTGTTTTTATAAAAGTTTGAATTCCCGGTCTTAATTATGAGTTATTTACTTCATGGTCAAGCGGTCACTCCAGGCATCTCCTACTGGAATTCAGCGGGCTAAACGAGCGTTTGCGCTGAAGGGGTGGACGCAGGAAAATTTAGCAAGCGAGGTGAATCTAAAGACCCGCCAGCCGATCTGGAGGTTTTTCACAGGGCAACCTGTAGACCGGCAGATTTTTTTAGCCCTTTGTTTGATCCTCGATTTAGAGTGGCGAGACATTTCGGAAAATCCGCCTGAAGACTTTCCGCAGCTCGGAGAGACGGCTAAGGCTGTTACTCAGGATCTCGATGAGCTGGTGCAGCAGGTGCGATCGCAATATTGCGACACCATTCAAAATCAGTGTGGAATCCTGCAGCTATTAGACATTAACCGCCCGGTTAACATTGATGATATTTATGTCGATGTCAATATCTTGGAGGAAATTGCTAGCCAGCAATGGTTTGAGATAGATGCCCTGCAAAGCTTAGAGCCTGTCGAGTTCGATCGTGTTGGTTTAGGGACGATCGAGCAGAAGCAAATACCGGGAATACAGGCAGTCGAAACCTACTCAAAACTCAGAGTTCTGGGCAAACCCGGTGTAGGAAAAACAACCTTCTTGCAGCATCTAGCAATCCAGTGCAACCGAGGCGAATTTGCCGCTCACCAAGTCCCCATCTTCATCACCCTCAGAGATTTTGCTGAAGAGTCTAGGGACAACGGCAAATTCAGCCTCTTGAGCTACATTCGCCAGACCTTCCTCACTGCCGGCATTTCCAACTCGTCTGCGCCTGAGACTTTACTCAAAACGGGCCGAGTCTTGCTGTTGTTAGACGGCATGGATGAACTGCTGAATCAGGACGTTACAGCCGTTCTGAGAGAAATTCGCAAGTTTTCAGAAAAGTATCACAAAAATCGGTTTGTAGCATCTTGTCGTACTGCTGCCCAAAAGCTGCAGCTTCGGGGCTTTACCGATGTCGAAATCGCCCCCTTTACCCAGGCTCAAATCACAACCTTCGCGCAAAAGTGGTTTGTGGCACTCACCAAAACAACAGATCAACTGGGACAAAATCAATCTACTCAGTTTATGCAAAAGTTGGACTTGCCAGAAAACTGGCAGTTTCGACAATTGGTGGTGACCCCTTTATTTCTGCACCTTGCTTGTTGGGTATTTTACGGGCGAGGAAAGTTGCCAGCCAAGCGCAGCGAATTTTATAAGCAAGGGCTAGATCTGCTTCTAGGCCAGTGGGACGAGGCGAAAGGAGTAGAACGCGATGACGTCTATCGAGGCTTCTTATTACCTCAGAAGTTGAGGCTGCTGAGCCAGCTAGCCGCCGTCACCTTCGAACAAGGGCAGTACTTTTTTGAGCAACGCACGATTGAGCAGTACATCGGGGACTATTTGCGGAATTTACCAGGCGTGTCCCTGGAACCTGAAGAATTGCAGCTCGAAAGCGAGGCCATGCTGAATGCCATTGAGGCTCAACACGGCTTGCTTACCGAACGGGCACGGGGCATATTTTCTTTTTCTTATTTGGCTTTTCAAGAATATTTCACGGCTCGAGAAATCGTTGCCAGCCACAATCTGCGAGCTTTAGAACAGGCTTTAGAAGGATTGGTTAGCCACATAACAGATCAGCACTGGCGCGAAGTCTTTCTATTAACAGCTGCAATGTTACGAAGCGCTGATTCACTGGTGCAGCTAATGAAGCAGCAAATTGATGCCCTAGTCGCTCAAGATCCCTATCTACAGGAATTCTTGATATGGGCAAGCCAAAAATCGCAAGCTGTTGTCTCCCCGCCTAAAATAGCCGCCTCGCGAGCGTTTTATCTTGCCCTTGCCCAGACTCCTCACACAATGGCCCACTTCGCCTTAGCTAGCACCCTCGATCAGGGGATGTTTTTAGATGCAGCCTTAGATAGCTTGCTGCTAGAGTGCGCCGCAAATCACAGCCAAGATTTTGCCCACGCGAATGCGTGTAGTGAGGCACTTAAAAATATTATGGTCATGGTCCTAGATGCTGGGTTCTACAAATCTCTGCAGCAGTTAAGGGAGCAGTTGCCATCGCCCGATCAAAACCAAGAACGGTTTCAGATTTGGTGGCAGACGCACTATTCTGCCTGGGTAGAACAACTGAAGAGCATAACCGCTAATTACCGAAATATTCATCATTCTTGGCAGTTTACTCCTGAGCAGCAGCAAGTGCTAAAGAACTATTACGACGCCAATCAACTTCTGATTGATTGCTTGAACAGCGATTGCGAAATTACAGCAGCAATTCGGCAAGAAATTGAGGCTACCTTGTTATTACCCCAAAAGGAACTCGAAGATCGGGAGTGGCAGGGAAATTGAGTAGATGTAGCCGTTGCTGTCGCTTCTCATAAGTATATAGAGATCAGCGACTGCTAGACCAGTGACCTATGCATAAATCTAAAGATAGGAGAAAAACTATTCTGCTTATTAAGCTGAAGTCAACCAAATTAATCATCATATCAAACAGTTGTTCGCCATTGTGTCAGTTAAAGCAAGTAGTTATAAACTAGAATAGAAACAGCGACAATGTCACATATTGCGAGGCAACCAATATGGATGTCGATGAGTTTCAATCAATAGGCAGATAGAAAAAAAGATTTTAGGCCGCATCTAGTTAGTGTAGAAATAACGAACGGCAGTGCGCATGATGACCGTTTGAAATCTGCTACCTATTCGACCCATAATAGGCAGTCTGCCCTGATTAATAGCAGCAAAATCAGGGGCACTGCTAGTTACCGCTCAATAGTTTCTAAAAATTTTGATTAAGGAAGAGGAAGTATTATGGCAAAGCAGCAAAAAGGCAACAGAGAGTCTAAAAAAACAAAAGCAGAATCTGACGGAAGCAAAAAGCAAAAGAAAGATCCTAAAAGATATGATGGGCCGCCAGCAGGGCCGTCTAGTGGTTCTAAATAGATTTTTCTGATGCGATTTAACTCTGTTTTTTCCTTGTAAGGGAATCTTACACTGTTGTTTTTAATCCCACCGCTTGTGCAATATGAGCAGGTGGGATGTTTCTACCACCTAGGCAGCAACTCCAGAAATAGAAAACCGCTGCTCACGCACTAAGCAGTAGTTCGTCAAATAAAGCTTTTATGGTTGAAGAAGTAAAATAGCTCATCCTTTTCGAAAATTCACACAATGTAAATAGTTGTTATACTAATATACATGGTGAATTTACACAACGAAACACATAAGTCCTGGCTCTGTTCTCGGCCAATGTCAGTTCTACTTCTACCTTCATTGGGCTATGGGAGACAGCTATGGATCAGCTAATCGAACTAACTATAAATCAGAAGTTTAATCTGAGGGTCTTTAAAGACCAAGTGCAGGGTATGTCTCGCGAACAAGCGCAAGAGTTTTTAATTGAGCAGTACAAGCTCATGATGATTCAGAACACAATGTATCAAGAGCTCCTAAAGCACGAATGGAACTGAATCTTGCTTCTCTCTAATTTAGAAAGCAGTTCTAGTGCCACAGGCTTAAATTAGTTCTACGGTGAGACAAAGAGGCAACCTTAGTTGGCTGCTCCTGAGCTGTAGCAAGCAGGGCAATAGGCACTGTCAAAAGGACGGGTGATTTAGCAGCTTGACACCTAAGTAGGCAGACTAAATCAAACGTTGCTGTTATTGCGTTCACTTCAATGACTTCAGCGAGTAAGGCGCAACAGTCCTTGTGTAGTAGCTGCTTTACAGAAGGTGTTATAGCTCTTGAGGCATGGCTTCACTGCGCTTGAATGTTCCGGCTACACGCTTTTCTCACAATGACTGCTTTGAGCCATCTACTCAGCTAAAGGTTCAATCGATCAAGAATCCAGCCATCAGCATTTAGTTTTACAGTGATCATCGATTTCTGTAACTTCAGGCGAATCGAAAACACACCCTATTATTCGTAGTTAACCTCATGCCAATTAAAGATAAACCAACTCCCTCACGCTTTCGGTTCCTCAATAACATTCTTCTAATAGGCGGGGTGTTATTGCTGATTGCCAGCTTTATTCTGCCTCTCGTATTAGGCCCTCAAATCCCTGGAGTGCCCTACAGCCTGTTTATTCACCAGGTACAAGAAGGGGATGTTGCCCGGGCGCAGATCAGTCAAAATCAGATTCAATTTCAGCTAAAGGCGGGCGATGAGGAAACTGGATCCGTATTCTCAACAACGCCTATCTTTGATTTGAACTTGCCCAGTTTACTCGAAGAGAAAGGCGTTGAATTTGCTGCCGCTCCTCCTCCTAAGAACGGCTGGGTGACCAGTCTATTGGGCTGGGTGATTCCTCCGCTGATCTTTGTGGGTATCTGGCAGTTCTTTATCCGTCGTGGCGCTGGCGGTGCTGGTCAGGGGATGCTCTCGATTGGTAAAAGCAAAGCCAAAGTATACGTCGAGGGCGAAACAGCCAAAACAACCTTTACTGATGTGGCAGGGGTTGAAGAAGCCAAAGCCGAGCTAGTTGAGATTGTGGACTTCCTCAAAACGCCAGGGCGCTATACCCAGATTGGGGCGCGAATTCCTAAGGGTGTGCTGCTGGTTGGCCCGCCGGGAACAGGTAAAACACTGCTGGCAAAAGCCGTCGCTGGAGAAGCTGGCGTACCTTTTTTCAGTATTTCGGGTTCTGAGTTTGTAGAAATGTTTGTCGGTGTGGGTTCTTCGCGGGTGCGGGATTTGTTTGAGCAAGCGAAGAAGCAAGCTCCCTGCATTGTATTTATCGATGAGTTAGATGCTATCGGCAAGTCGCGAAGCAGCAACGGCTTCTATGGCGGCAATGATGAGCGGGAACAAACGCTAAATCAGCTGTTGGCTGAGATGGATGGATTTTCGGTGGAAGCTGAAGCTGCGCCGGTGATTGTGCTAGCAGCCACCAACCGGCCTGAAGTCCTTGATCCTGCCCTGTTGCGTCCCGGTCGGTTTGACCGTCAGGTGCTAGTCGATCGTCCAGCATTATCAGGCCGAGAAGCCATTCTCCGCATCCACTCCCAGAAAGTGAAGCTGGGTGACGATGTGGATCTAAGAGCGATCGCAACTCGCACTCCCGGCTTTGCCGGAGCTGACCTAGCCAACTTGGTGAATGAAGCAGCCTTGCTAGCCGCCCGAAATCAGCGTCAAGCGGTGGCACAGACCGACTTTGCCGAGGCGATTGAACGGGTTGTGGCTGGACTCGAGAAGAAAAGCCGCGTCCTCAACGAGAAGGAAAAGAAAATCGTTGCCTATCACGAAGTCGGCCATGCACTGGTTGGCTCGCTGATGCCGGGGAGCGGTCGCGTTGAGAAAATCTCGATTGTTTCTCGTGGTATGGCAGCCCTAGGGTACACACTTCAACTGCCTACAGAAGATCGCTTCTTGATGGATGAAGCAGAATTGCGGGGACAAATCGCAACCCTGCTGGGCGGACGATCGGCAGAAGAGATTGTGTTTAACAGCATCACGACTGGCGCATCCAACGATTTGCAGCGGGCCACCGACCTGGCAGAGCAAATGGTGACGACCTTCGGCATGAGCAAAATTCTAGGGCCACTGGCATATCAGCAGGGCAACCGAGCTGCGTTTTTAGAAGATGGAAGGCCCAATCCTCGCCGCACAATGAGTGAAAAAACCTCAGAAGCGATCGATCGCGAGGTTAAAGACATTATTGAGACAGCTCATCAGCAGGCGTTAGATACTATCATGCGCAACCGTGATTTGTTAGAAACTATCACCCTGCAGCTTTTGGAAACCGAAGCGATCGAAGGTGAAAAGCTGCACCATTTGTTAAGCCAAGTCCAAGCGGTATCAGTCAGCTAAGATAGTGCTCAAGGCATCATGGGCTAGTATTGGTTACTAGCCCAAGTTAGGGAATCAAACCTAGTACATTAAGTCTTTTCAATA
This sequence is a window from Pseudanabaena sp. FACHB-2040. Protein-coding genes within it:
- a CDS encoding tyrosine-type recombinase/integrase — translated: MAFKRGENPNRPLPGTTIRVEPIRDLAAIKRIKKLLRDQPRDLCLFTLGINTAFRANEMLSLRVGQVRSLKVGDVLEIKQSKTDKYRQVTANRPVVESIQGWLAVSNPDEAQFLFRSQRGVLTVPTVSTLVKTWCRHVGLKGNYGSHTLRKTWGYWQRMERGTAVPLLMEAFGHTTQQQTLAYLGIQSEEIAQIYDLEL
- a CDS encoding PAS domain S-box protein, translating into MPSEETARSQGHPEIASLAVVQVQDRSEAISEEAFFFARSLDLLSVIGLDGYFKRINPMFTQTLGYCEAEFLASPFLDFVHLDDHPATLAEMEKLNRGAPTLAFENRYRTKDGCYRWLAWTASPQVDQGMIYCVARDITQQKQTEAALRESEERWQLALRGSNDGIWDWNVQTDEVFFSTRWKTMLGYKAHEIDNHFDEWKKRVHPDDLISVTQSIQNHFAQKTPFYINEHRVLCKDGTYKWILDRGQAIWDEAGKVLRIVGSHTDVTERRELEAALQRVNQDLEQRVAERTAQLEQANAALQESREILQRQLAEIETLYQSAPIGLNVLDTDLRFVRINQRLAEMNGISAETHIGRTVRELLPEMADAAEHILRPILETGEPRLNVEIVGETPAHPGVQRVWLESFLPLKDGERVIGISTVCEEITERKRVEAALRQSEERYRTLFETMEDGFCVIEVLFDENTTPIDYRFLESNPAFERQSGLYQAVGKTARQLVPTLEEFWFETYGKVALTGEPVRFENGSDVMNRWFEVYAFPIEQLENHKVAVLFKDISDRKAIETQREKLLQQEQAAREAAERANRMKDEFLAVLSHELRTPLNPILGWAKLLQSPQVSSIRLQQGLTTIESNAKQQVQLIDDLLDISRIIRGKITLNFASVALSRPITEALETVRLAAEAKAIELEVFLEPSVGQVRGDASRLQQVIWNLLSNAIKFTPAGGRVRLQLTQCDRNVQIQVSDTGKGIQPTFLPHVFELFQQQDSSTTRSFGGLGLGLAIARQVVEAHGGTITAASAGEGQGAIFTVQLPSMPTLNVYKPDFFNHQPLNLENLRVMVVDDESDSLELLKVLLEQEGAAVTAVSSAARALHTLTQDQFDLLISDIGMTEMDGYALIRQVRTLPAQHNRSIPAVALTAYAGETNQQRALEAGFQVHLAKPVEPQQLMARIAALVKP
- a CDS encoding NACHT domain-containing NTPase — encoded protein: MVKRSLQASPTGIQRAKRAFALKGWTQENLASEVNLKTRQPIWRFFTGQPVDRQIFLALCLILDLEWRDISENPPEDFPQLGETAKAVTQDLDELVQQVRSQYCDTIQNQCGILQLLDINRPVNIDDIYVDVNILEEIASQQWFEIDALQSLEPVEFDRVGLGTIEQKQIPGIQAVETYSKLRVLGKPGVGKTTFLQHLAIQCNRGEFAAHQVPIFITLRDFAEESRDNGKFSLLSYIRQTFLTAGISNSSAPETLLKTGRVLLLLDGMDELLNQDVTAVLREIRKFSEKYHKNRFVASCRTAAQKLQLRGFTDVEIAPFTQAQITTFAQKWFVALTKTTDQLGQNQSTQFMQKLDLPENWQFRQLVVTPLFLHLACWVFYGRGKLPAKRSEFYKQGLDLLLGQWDEAKGVERDDVYRGFLLPQKLRLLSQLAAVTFEQGQYFFEQRTIEQYIGDYLRNLPGVSLEPEELQLESEAMLNAIEAQHGLLTERARGIFSFSYLAFQEYFTAREIVASHNLRALEQALEGLVSHITDQHWREVFLLTAAMLRSADSLVQLMKQQIDALVAQDPYLQEFLIWASQKSQAVVSPPKIAASRAFYLALAQTPHTMAHFALASTLDQGMFLDAALDSLLLECAANHSQDFAHANACSEALKNIMVMVLDAGFYKSLQQLREQLPSPDQNQERFQIWWQTHYSAWVEQLKSITANYRNIHHSWQFTPEQQQVLKNYYDANQLLIDCLNSDCEITAAIRQEIEATLLLPQKELEDREWQGN
- a CDS encoding NblA/ycf18 family protein, coding for MDQLIELTINQKFNLRVFKDQVQGMSREQAQEFLIEQYKLMMIQNTMYQELLKHEWN
- the ftsH gene encoding ATP-dependent zinc metalloprotease FtsH; amino-acid sequence: MPIKDKPTPSRFRFLNNILLIGGVLLLIASFILPLVLGPQIPGVPYSLFIHQVQEGDVARAQISQNQIQFQLKAGDEETGSVFSTTPIFDLNLPSLLEEKGVEFAAAPPPKNGWVTSLLGWVIPPLIFVGIWQFFIRRGAGGAGQGMLSIGKSKAKVYVEGETAKTTFTDVAGVEEAKAELVEIVDFLKTPGRYTQIGARIPKGVLLVGPPGTGKTLLAKAVAGEAGVPFFSISGSEFVEMFVGVGSSRVRDLFEQAKKQAPCIVFIDELDAIGKSRSSNGFYGGNDEREQTLNQLLAEMDGFSVEAEAAPVIVLAATNRPEVLDPALLRPGRFDRQVLVDRPALSGREAILRIHSQKVKLGDDVDLRAIATRTPGFAGADLANLVNEAALLAARNQRQAVAQTDFAEAIERVVAGLEKKSRVLNEKEKKIVAYHEVGHALVGSLMPGSGRVEKISIVSRGMAALGYTLQLPTEDRFLMDEAELRGQIATLLGGRSAEEIVFNSITTGASNDLQRATDLAEQMVTTFGMSKILGPLAYQQGNRAAFLEDGRPNPRRTMSEKTSEAIDREVKDIIETAHQQALDTIMRNRDLLETITLQLLETEAIEGEKLHHLLSQVQAVSVS